A DNA window from Rhipicephalus sanguineus isolate Rsan-2018 chromosome 8, BIME_Rsan_1.4, whole genome shotgun sequence contains the following coding sequences:
- the LOC119402596 gene encoding uncharacterized protein LOC119402596, whose product MAPVVLVAAVLLAFAAISGRAQTPGCWNEQMADKQRLQYGLMVVRQQIANMLTLEYIAGVSAQMGSPLGVSGASPFMMAGPRSLHEHQTLVLPASGVGGGAMGSSGHTMVLPASGGAGAGARHGYGSHIKSTTYKKEVPLKDGY is encoded by the exons ATGGCACCAGTCGTCCTCGTCGCCGCTGTCCTGCTGGCCTTCGCCGCGATCAGCGGCCGGGCGCAGACGCCGGGCTGCTGGAACGAGCAGATGGCG GACAAGCAGAGGCTTCAGTACGGCCTCATGGTG GTCCGGCAACAGATCGCCAACATG CTCACCCTGGAGTACATCGCGGGCGTGTCGGCGCAGATGGGCAGCCCGCTAGGCGTAAGTGGTGCTTCGCCCTTCATGATGGCCGGGCCGCGGTCACTACACGAACACCAAACTCTGGTCCTGCCCGCGAGCGGCGTTGGCGGCGGCGCCATGGGCAGCAGCGGGCACACCATGGTCCTGCCTGCCAGCGGTGGCGCCGGTGCCGGCGCCCGGCACGGGTACGGCTCGCACATCAAGAGCACCACGTACAAGAAGGAGGTTCCTCTCAAGGACGGCTATTga